A section of the Deltaproteobacteria bacterium genome encodes:
- a CDS encoding DUF2845 domain-containing protein, producing MKHLILICFILALFLTPDLSHSEQTILRCNHNKIIRINDYKTEVLQKCGEPFFREENHEINQWSYKLGLRGKVWVVVFSEGKVKSIDGGARKNRAGPGKAEKESQIKSDFKKMLCGREFIKLGDYKAFVLKLCGEPFLKEENRRVNQWSYQSGPENTLYVIRFDKGRVKGISKGQERRSKASLAGHK from the coding sequence ATGAAACATTTAATTTTAATCTGCTTTATTCTGGCTCTTTTTCTCACCCCCGATTTATCTCACAGCGAGCAAACGATACTGAGGTGCAATCATAACAAAATTATACGCATTAATGATTACAAGACTGAAGTATTACAAAAGTGCGGCGAACCTTTCTTCAGGGAAGAAAATCATGAAATTAACCAGTGGTCCTATAAACTGGGATTAAGGGGAAAAGTATGGGTAGTTGTTTTCAGTGAAGGAAAAGTAAAAAGCATTGATGGCGGGGCCCGTAAAAACAGGGCAGGCCCGGGGAAAGCGGAAAAGGAATCTCAAATCAAATCGGATTTTAAAAAGATGCTCTGCGGACGAGAGTTTATCAAACTGGGTGATTATAAAGCTTTTGTATTAAAGCTATGCGGGGAACCTTTTTTAAAGGAAGAAAACCGAAGAGTCAATCAATGGTCCTATCAATCAGGACCTGAAAATACTTTATATGTAATCCGTTTTGATAAAGGTAGAGTAAAAGGCATTAGTAAAGGGCAGGAACGAAGGTCAAAGGCATCCCTGGCCGGTCACAAATAA